The following coding sequences are from one Salvia hispanica cultivar TCC Black 2014 chromosome 3, UniMelb_Shisp_WGS_1.0, whole genome shotgun sequence window:
- the LOC125209006 gene encoding uncharacterized protein LOC125209006, giving the protein MASQLHAATPQSNRKLDVSPDESEESAFIRRRCCWPWKFRSSSAPKPNDWERISTSDRSDRRWWSGGVEAFMKVREWSELVAGPKWKTFIRRFNRAPARAKFNYDPCSYALNFDQGEGQNGEFDDGGVFRDFPSRYAAVPAQGSLLKDGR; this is encoded by the coding sequence ATGGCGTCGCAATTGCACGCAGCCACGCCGCAATCCAACCGGAAACTCGACGTTTCACCCGACGAATCCGAGGAATCCGCATTCATCCGGCGCCGCTGCTGCTGGCCGTGGAAATTCCGCAGCTCCAGCGCGCCGAAGCCGAATGATTGGGAGCGAATCTCGACGTCTGATCGGAGCGATCGGAGGTGGTGGAGCGGCGGAGTGGAGGCGTTTATGAAGGTGAGGGAATGGTCGGAGCTGGTGGCGGGGCCGAAGTGGAAGACGTTCATCCGGCGGTTCAATCGAGCGCCGGCGCGGGCGAAATTCAACTACGATCCGTGCAGCTACGCTCTGAATTTCGACCAAGGAGAGGGGCAGAACGGCGAATTCGACGACGGCGGTGTTTTCCGGGACTTTCCGTCGCGGTATGCGGCGGTTCCGGCGCAGGGTAGCTTGTTGAAGGACGGTCGCTAA
- the LOC125212179 gene encoding uncharacterized protein LOC125212179 isoform X2 yields the protein MSEIAVRDNNVPESQRINGGFSNGKVVKAQVEGVSENTEEIQRKGLAAVVGPSAKMDETENSEVVITSIEVEYIESEDLKDVEDVDDCLKALLSGLGSKDWVTVCDALNNVRRFSIFHKEAIVSMLEEVISLVVKSLKNPRSAVCKTAIMTAADLFKAYKDSIIDSLDPLLVQLLLKSSQDKKFVCEAAESALVALTSWVSPVLLLPKLQPYVTNRNPRIRAKASICISRSVPRLGMDGIQEYGIDKLIVIGASQLSDRLPESRDAARALLLELQSAYEKSQAPEPTAIPEQPQVPEPTDVPEQPAIVSWEDFCQSKLSPLSAQAVLRVTNSAREVGS from the exons ATGTCTGAGATAGCTGtcagagataataatgtaccTGAGTCTCAGAGGATAAATGGAGGCTTCAGTAATGGAAAAGTAGTAAAAGCTCAGGTTGAAGGTGTGAGCGAAAACACTGAAGAAATTCAAAGGAAAGGGTTAGCTGCAGTGGTTGGCCCTTCCGCTAAGATGGACGAAACAGAAAACTCTGAAGTAGTGATAACCAGTATAGAAGTAGAGTACATTGAGTCTGAGGATTTGAAGGATGTAGAAGATGTGGATGATTGTCTGAAG GCACTATTATCAGGACTTGGCTCCAAAGACTGGGTTACAGTGTGTGATGCACTGAACAATGTTCGTCGATTTTCTATATTTCACAAGGAAGCTATTGTTAGTATGTT GGAAGAAGTCATCTCCTTAGTCGTGAAATCCCTAAAGAATCCAAGAAGTGCTGTCTGCAAAACTGCAATTATGACTGCCGCAGACCTTTTCAAAGCATATAAGGACAGCATCATCGATTCATTGGATCCATTG CTGGTTCAACTTCTCCTCAAATCTTCACAAGACAAGAAATTCGTTTGTGAGGCAGCTGAAAGTGCATTAGTAGCCTTGACAAGCTGGGTTTCTCCTGTTCTGTTGCTACCCAAGTTGCAGCCTTATGTTACAAATAGGAATCCTCGAATTCGAGCTAAGGCTTCTATCTGTATTTCCCGAAGTGTCCCACGGCTG GGAATGGATGGAATTCAAGAATACGGGATAGACAAACTGATCGTAATAGGAGCGTCTCAGCTCAGCGACCGGCTTCCCGAGTCCAGGGACGCAGCTCGCGCTCTGCTGTTAGAGCTTCAGTCTGCATACGAAAAATCTCAAGCTCCGGAACCAACTGCTATACCCGAGCAACCTCAAGTCCCAGAACCTACAGATGTACCCGAACAGCCTGCTATAGTATCTTGGGAGGACTTCTGCCAATCAAAGCTGTCGCCTTTAAGTGCTCAAGCCGTCCTTCGCGTTACCAACTCTGCTCGGGAGGTAGGTTCATAG
- the LOC125216694 gene encoding uncharacterized protein At4g28440-like produces the protein MAEKKASMRKPVFAKVDELRPGTNGHNLVVKVLSSKMVLQKGRADGPQVHQMRIAECLVGDETGVILFTARNEQVETMKPEATVILRNAKIDMFKGSMRLAVDKWGRVEAAADPATFTVKEDNNLSLVEYELVNIEE, from the exons ATGGCTGAAAAGAAAGCATCCATGAGGAAGCCAGTTTTTGCCAAGGTTGATGAGCTGCGCCCTGGCACGAATGGGCACAATCTCGTCGTGAAAGTTTTGAGTTCGAAGATGGTATTGCAGAAGGGTAGGGCGGATGGGCCTCAAGTTCATCAGATGCGGATTGCTGAGTGTCTGGTTGGGGATGAAACAGGGGTGATTTTGTTCACGGCTAGGAATGAACAAG TGGAAACCATGAAGCCCGAAGCAACTGTAATTCTGAGAAATGCCAAAATCGACATGTTCAAAGGCTCAATGAGACTAGCTGTGGACAAATGGGGGCGTGTGGAAGCAGCAGCCGATCCTGCCACCTTCACTGTCAAAGAAGACAATAACCTTTCGCTGGTTGAATATGAACTAGTAAACATCGAGGAGTGA
- the LOC125212179 gene encoding uncharacterized protein LOC125212179 isoform X1: MASIMSEIAVRDNNVPESQRINGGFSNGKVVKAQVEGVSENTEEIQRKGLAAVVGPSAKMDETENSEVVITSIEVEYIESEDLKDVEDVDDCLKALLSGLGSKDWVTVCDALNNVRRFSIFHKEAIVSMLEEVISLVVKSLKNPRSAVCKTAIMTAADLFKAYKDSIIDSLDPLLVQLLLKSSQDKKFVCEAAESALVALTSWVSPVLLLPKLQPYVTNRNPRIRAKASICISRSVPRLGMDGIQEYGIDKLIVIGASQLSDRLPESRDAARALLLELQSAYEKSQAPEPTAIPEQPQVPEPTDVPEQPAIVSWEDFCQSKLSPLSAQAVLRVTNSAREVGS; this comes from the exons ATG GCTTCCATAATGTCTGAGATAGCTGtcagagataataatgtaccTGAGTCTCAGAGGATAAATGGAGGCTTCAGTAATGGAAAAGTAGTAAAAGCTCAGGTTGAAGGTGTGAGCGAAAACACTGAAGAAATTCAAAGGAAAGGGTTAGCTGCAGTGGTTGGCCCTTCCGCTAAGATGGACGAAACAGAAAACTCTGAAGTAGTGATAACCAGTATAGAAGTAGAGTACATTGAGTCTGAGGATTTGAAGGATGTAGAAGATGTGGATGATTGTCTGAAG GCACTATTATCAGGACTTGGCTCCAAAGACTGGGTTACAGTGTGTGATGCACTGAACAATGTTCGTCGATTTTCTATATTTCACAAGGAAGCTATTGTTAGTATGTT GGAAGAAGTCATCTCCTTAGTCGTGAAATCCCTAAAGAATCCAAGAAGTGCTGTCTGCAAAACTGCAATTATGACTGCCGCAGACCTTTTCAAAGCATATAAGGACAGCATCATCGATTCATTGGATCCATTG CTGGTTCAACTTCTCCTCAAATCTTCACAAGACAAGAAATTCGTTTGTGAGGCAGCTGAAAGTGCATTAGTAGCCTTGACAAGCTGGGTTTCTCCTGTTCTGTTGCTACCCAAGTTGCAGCCTTATGTTACAAATAGGAATCCTCGAATTCGAGCTAAGGCTTCTATCTGTATTTCCCGAAGTGTCCCACGGCTG GGAATGGATGGAATTCAAGAATACGGGATAGACAAACTGATCGTAATAGGAGCGTCTCAGCTCAGCGACCGGCTTCCCGAGTCCAGGGACGCAGCTCGCGCTCTGCTGTTAGAGCTTCAGTCTGCATACGAAAAATCTCAAGCTCCGGAACCAACTGCTATACCCGAGCAACCTCAAGTCCCAGAACCTACAGATGTACCCGAACAGCCTGCTATAGTATCTTGGGAGGACTTCTGCCAATCAAAGCTGTCGCCTTTAAGTGCTCAAGCCGTCCTTCGCGTTACCAACTCTGCTCGGGAGGTAGGTTCATAG